One region of Catenuloplanes indicus genomic DNA includes:
- a CDS encoding extracellular solute-binding protein produces the protein MAQPYSRRSFLIGVLTCGSITASLTYLLSSPARNVTLRIGSGSDSSGGRETLIRQWNVAHPEAEAAIVPYGSTSSDQRIELQNAARTHSVDIVNLDLVDVPEFAKEGLIEPIEIPHNRAYLSKPLETCRWQDRDYAVPFNSDVGVMFRRVPGDDDQAVPRLADFLTDRAPGTLLTQLAPANSSAEEAFVVNVLELVSTLDPGLIREEDGLLSQLPPDEAVLRWRTVLHTIRNSVLAGRLRTTGSEQEATDQFNKGTTGYMRNWPTAWPQLEANRRASTSSGDRLDLLPLPKGMLGGQNLALVRGGPHREQAWRLIEFLTAPESQKVLALHGFVPTHRRAYDDNAGVVRVVPHLGLLRDLVEDSRLRPIHPGYRTFAGVVKRYALAALRDNQQVDREFVDAMHRALS, from the coding sequence ATGGCGCAGCCGTACTCTCGCCGGTCATTTCTCATCGGCGTGCTCACCTGTGGATCGATCACCGCCTCGCTCACCTATCTGCTGTCGTCACCTGCCCGAAACGTGACGCTGCGCATCGGCAGCGGGTCCGACTCCTCGGGCGGCCGGGAGACGCTGATCCGGCAGTGGAACGTGGCGCATCCGGAGGCCGAGGCGGCCATCGTCCCCTACGGGTCGACCAGCTCGGACCAGCGCATCGAGTTGCAGAACGCGGCCCGCACGCACAGCGTCGACATCGTGAACCTGGACCTGGTCGACGTGCCGGAGTTCGCGAAGGAGGGGCTGATCGAGCCGATCGAGATCCCGCACAACCGCGCGTACCTCTCCAAGCCGCTGGAGACCTGCCGGTGGCAGGACCGGGACTACGCGGTGCCGTTCAACTCCGACGTCGGCGTGATGTTCCGGCGCGTCCCCGGCGACGACGACCAGGCGGTGCCCCGGCTCGCCGACTTCCTCACCGACCGGGCGCCGGGCACGCTGCTGACCCAGCTTGCCCCGGCGAACTCGTCGGCCGAGGAGGCGTTCGTGGTCAACGTGCTGGAGCTGGTCTCCACGCTCGACCCCGGCCTGATCCGGGAGGAGGACGGTCTGCTGTCCCAGCTGCCACCGGACGAGGCGGTGCTGCGCTGGCGGACCGTGCTGCACACGATCCGCAACTCGGTGCTGGCCGGGCGGCTGCGCACGACCGGTTCCGAGCAGGAGGCCACGGACCAGTTCAACAAGGGCACGACCGGCTACATGCGCAACTGGCCGACCGCGTGGCCGCAGCTGGAGGCGAACCGCCGGGCGAGCACGTCGTCCGGCGACCGGCTGGACCTGTTGCCGCTGCCGAAGGGCATGCTCGGCGGGCAGAACCTGGCGCTGGTACGCGGCGGCCCGCACCGGGAGCAGGCATGGCGGCTGATCGAGTTCCTGACCGCGCCGGAGTCGCAGAAGGTGCTGGCGCTGCACGGGTTCGTGCCGACGCACCGGCGTGCCTACGACGACAACGCCGGCGTGGTACGGGTCGTCCCGCACCTGGGCCTGCTGCGCGACCTGGTCGAGGATTCGCGGCTACGCCCGATCCACCCCGGCTACCGCACGTTCGCCGGCGTGGTGAAGCGGTACGCGCTGGCGGCGCTGCGGGACAACCAGCAGGTCGACCGGGAGTTCGTCGACGCGATGCACCGGGCGCTGTCATGA
- a CDS encoding TrmH family RNA methyltransferase, with translation MQITDADDDRIADYRALTDVELRTKWEPPNGLFIAEGELVIRRAVRAGYRLRSVLVDEKRVEQLAGLPGDAPCYAATPAVLESITGFHVHRGVLASFHRKPPRSLAEVLAPARRIAVLEGLNTHTNLGALFRSAAAFGMDAVVLSPDCADPLYRRAVRVSMGEVFAIPYAKAEDWPGALDEIRAAGFTLLAMTPAADSVPLQALTDAQRARPAVLLGAEGPGLTRRALAASDARVAIPMHRGVDSLNVATAAAVAFWELSRAD, from the coding sequence GTGCAGATCACCGATGCTGACGACGACCGGATCGCGGACTACCGCGCGCTCACCGACGTGGAGCTGCGCACCAAGTGGGAGCCGCCGAACGGGTTGTTCATCGCGGAGGGCGAGCTGGTCATCCGGCGCGCGGTCCGGGCCGGCTACCGGCTGCGCAGCGTGCTGGTCGACGAGAAGCGGGTCGAGCAGCTCGCCGGCCTGCCCGGCGACGCGCCGTGCTACGCGGCCACGCCCGCGGTGCTGGAGTCGATCACCGGCTTCCACGTGCACCGCGGTGTGCTGGCGTCGTTCCACCGCAAGCCGCCCCGGTCGCTCGCCGAGGTGCTGGCCCCGGCCCGGCGGATCGCCGTGCTGGAGGGCCTGAACACGCACACGAACCTGGGCGCGCTGTTCCGCAGCGCGGCCGCGTTCGGGATGGACGCGGTGGTGCTGTCCCCGGACTGCGCGGACCCGCTCTACCGCCGCGCCGTGCGGGTGAGCATGGGCGAGGTGTTCGCGATCCCGTACGCGAAGGCGGAGGACTGGCCGGGCGCGCTGGACGAGATCCGCGCGGCCGGGTTCACGCTGCTGGCCATGACACCGGCGGCGGACTCCGTACCGTTGCAGGCGCTGACGGACGCGCAGCGGGCGCGACCGGCCGTGCTGCTCGGCGCGGAGGGCCCGGGACTGACCCGGCGGGCGCTGGCCGCGTCCGACGCGCGGGTGGCGATCCCGATGCACCGCGGCGTCGACTCGCTCAACGTGGCTACGGCGGCGGCGGTGGCGTTCTGGGAGCTGTCCCGGGCGGACTGA
- a CDS encoding NAD-dependent epimerase/dehydratase family protein encodes MTVFVTGGTGKTGRRVVARLAERGVEVRAGSRRSAVPFDWADASTWAAALAGASLAYVAYAPDLAVPQAPRQIADFTRTALDAGVQRFVLLSGRGEPEAEEAEQALLTLAPASTVLRAAWLIQNFTEGAFAEPLRAGELALPVGPAVVEPFVDAADVAEAAVAVLTGTGHEGRVYELTGPRPLTFAEAVAEIGGSGFRSVPMAGFEAGLRAAGEPEEAIALLRYLFGTLFDGRNAAVGDGVRTLLGRAPRDIRERSFVN; translated from the coding sequence ATGACAGTTTTCGTCACAGGTGGGACCGGCAAGACCGGTCGTCGGGTCGTGGCACGTCTCGCCGAGCGGGGCGTCGAGGTGCGGGCCGGGTCGCGCCGTTCCGCCGTCCCGTTCGACTGGGCCGACGCCAGTACGTGGGCGGCCGCGCTGGCCGGGGCGTCGCTGGCCTATGTGGCCTACGCGCCCGACCTCGCCGTGCCGCAGGCACCACGGCAGATCGCGGACTTCACCCGGACCGCGCTGGACGCCGGCGTGCAACGGTTCGTGCTGCTCTCCGGTCGTGGCGAGCCGGAGGCGGAGGAGGCCGAGCAGGCCCTGCTCACGCTCGCGCCGGCGTCGACCGTGCTGCGGGCCGCCTGGTTGATCCAGAACTTCACCGAGGGCGCGTTCGCGGAGCCGCTGCGGGCCGGCGAGCTGGCGCTGCCGGTCGGCCCGGCGGTGGTGGAACCGTTCGTGGACGCGGCCGACGTGGCCGAGGCGGCGGTCGCGGTGCTGACCGGGACCGGCCACGAGGGGCGCGTGTACGAGCTGACCGGCCCGCGGCCGCTGACGTTCGCCGAGGCGGTCGCGGAGATCGGCGGGAGCGGCTTCCGGAGCGTGCCGATGGCCGGCTTCGAGGCGGGGCTGCGGGCGGCGGGCGAGCCGGAGGAGGCGATCGCGCTGCTGCGATACCTGTTCGGCACGCTCTTCGACGGCCGCAACGCCGCGGTCGGCGACGGCGTGCGGACGCTGCTCGGCCGCGCGCCACGCGACATCCGGGAGCGTTCATTCGTCAACTGA
- a CDS encoding endonuclease/exonuclease/phosphatase family protein codes for MRFTRLVAAAVLAAAAALLPASAASAAVNQTFNVWHWNVAGLKFHDGGTGTGLITVLSNSIRNRGSHLVSLNELCWSQYKAIQSNLRGSGWPQDVENFSRFESTNDTGCDGEEAGIALFSKAPMGTANRVTLPEDGRTEKRKLLCAPLEARPHLRFCTTHITTLSTEINGSPINEQQLDAVRARVESWNTAGDTVIIAGDFNAQPNYKRLDGWYAPSVNTTANRGNSGAYRELDDLDSRCPGYGENTEDDGTPAGPCGPGKKIDLIFVRESRIAGAYDGDSLSISNDCGGPCSDHRIVIGTVTVSITT; via the coding sequence ATGCGTTTCACGCGTCTTGTGGCAGCGGCCGTCCTTGCGGCGGCCGCTGCCCTGCTACCGGCGTCCGCGGCCTCGGCCGCCGTCAACCAGACCTTCAACGTGTGGCACTGGAACGTCGCGGGTCTGAAGTTTCACGACGGCGGGACCGGGACCGGTCTGATCACGGTGCTGTCCAACTCGATCCGCAACCGCGGGTCGCACCTGGTCTCGCTGAACGAGCTGTGCTGGAGCCAGTACAAGGCGATCCAGTCGAACCTGCGCGGCTCCGGCTGGCCGCAGGACGTGGAGAACTTCTCCCGGTTCGAGTCGACCAACGACACCGGCTGCGACGGCGAGGAGGCCGGCATCGCGCTGTTCAGCAAGGCGCCGATGGGTACGGCGAACCGGGTGACGCTGCCGGAGGACGGTCGCACGGAGAAGCGCAAGCTGCTGTGCGCGCCGCTGGAGGCCCGGCCGCACCTGCGCTTCTGCACCACGCACATCACCACGCTGAGCACCGAGATCAACGGTTCGCCGATCAACGAGCAGCAGCTCGACGCGGTCCGCGCGCGGGTGGAGTCGTGGAACACGGCCGGCGACACCGTGATCATCGCGGGCGACTTCAACGCGCAGCCGAACTACAAGCGGCTGGACGGGTGGTACGCGCCGAGCGTGAACACGACCGCCAACCGCGGCAACAGCGGCGCGTACCGGGAGCTGGACGACCTGGACTCGCGCTGCCCCGGGTACGGCGAGAACACCGAGGACGACGGCACACCGGCCGGACCGTGCGGCCCGGGCAAGAAGATCGACCTGATCTTCGTGCGGGAGAGCCGGATCGCCGGCGCCTACGACGGCGACTCGCTCAGCATCTCGAACGACTGCGGCGGCCCGTGCTCCGACCACCGCATCGTGATCGGCACGGTCACCGTCTCGATCACGACCTGA
- a CDS encoding N-acyl homoserine lactonase family protein, giving the protein MGVTRIIALTLGWEDLPRAASVHGASRTERVREPVPGLLLEHDDGWLLIDTGFNTALLRDPALRRRFYPSPNYQPELPGPGEPIEETFAAAGIDLRDVTRVALSHLHVDHAGGLKHFAGRVPVHAQRAELDYGLSNHPEPERYAMARVDYDDPRIDWRLADGDTEIVPGVTALLTAGHTPGHQSFLVHLDGGGGYVFACDAADLTENIAHERAIGSFRGVTAEQTVAPIRRLKGIGARYGYPVVPGHDPIAWPALTAELAARFRS; this is encoded by the coding sequence ATGGGAGTCACGCGGATCATCGCGCTCACGCTGGGCTGGGAGGACCTGCCTCGCGCGGCGTCCGTGCACGGCGCGTCCCGGACCGAGCGGGTCCGCGAACCCGTACCCGGCCTGCTGCTCGAGCACGACGACGGCTGGCTGCTGATCGACACCGGCTTCAACACCGCGCTGCTGCGCGACCCCGCGCTGCGCCGCCGCTTCTACCCGAGCCCGAACTACCAGCCGGAGCTGCCCGGGCCGGGTGAGCCGATCGAGGAGACGTTCGCCGCGGCCGGGATCGACCTGCGCGACGTCACCCGGGTCGCGCTCAGCCACCTGCACGTCGACCACGCGGGCGGGCTCAAGCACTTCGCCGGCCGGGTGCCGGTGCACGCGCAGCGCGCCGAGCTGGACTACGGGCTGAGCAACCATCCGGAGCCGGAGCGGTACGCGATGGCGCGCGTGGACTACGACGACCCGCGCATCGACTGGCGGCTCGCGGACGGCGACACCGAGATCGTGCCCGGCGTGACCGCGCTGCTCACCGCCGGGCACACGCCCGGCCACCAGAGCTTCCTGGTGCACCTGGACGGCGGCGGCGGGTACGTCTTCGCCTGCGACGCCGCCGACCTGACCGAGAACATCGCGCACGAGCGGGCGATCGGGTCGTTCCGGGGCGTCACCGCGGAGCAGACCGTGGCCCCGATCCGCCGGCTGAAGGGGATCGGGGCCCGGTACGGCTACCCGGTGGTCCCCGGCCACGACCCGATCGCGTGGCCGGCGCTCACCGCGGAGCTGGCGGCCCGCTTCAGGTCGTGA
- a CDS encoding SPFH domain-containing protein, whose protein sequence is METIIGVLIGAIALIVVVTLASALKIVPQQREYIVERLGRYHRTLTPGLNLLVPFIDQVRTKVDVREQVVSFPPQGMITSDNLSVSIDTVLYFKVVNSSDATYQIANFLQAIEQLTVTTLRNVIGSFDLERALTSREEINRHLSGVLDETTGRWGIKVTRVEIKAIEPPSSIRDSMEKQMRAERDRRAAILNAEGHKQSAILTAEGDKQARILKADGDRQSRILEAEGQAKAIKTVFDAIHTANPSQKVLAYQYLQALPQIAQGSANKVWVVPAELTKALEGLGGALGGLAGTANDTPAPAAAGVATEVEEEAARAAEEAAAAAREVADAARAAEAEVSAPADPDTPKSLPASPPSPISGLYQPSRVDQA, encoded by the coding sequence CCCTGATCGTGGTGGTCACGCTCGCCTCGGCCCTGAAGATCGTGCCGCAGCAGCGGGAGTACATCGTGGAGCGGCTCGGCCGCTACCACCGCACCCTGACGCCGGGACTGAACCTGCTGGTCCCGTTCATCGACCAGGTCCGCACCAAGGTGGACGTGCGCGAGCAGGTGGTCAGCTTCCCGCCGCAGGGGATGATCACCTCGGACAACCTGAGCGTCTCGATCGACACGGTGCTCTACTTCAAGGTCGTGAACTCGTCGGACGCGACGTACCAGATCGCGAACTTCCTGCAGGCGATCGAGCAGCTGACCGTGACCACGCTGCGCAACGTGATCGGCTCGTTCGACCTGGAGCGTGCGCTGACCAGCCGTGAGGAGATCAACCGGCACCTCTCCGGCGTGCTGGACGAGACCACCGGCCGCTGGGGCATCAAGGTCACCCGCGTGGAGATCAAGGCGATCGAGCCGCCGTCCAGCATCCGCGACTCGATGGAGAAGCAGATGCGCGCGGAGCGGGACCGGCGGGCCGCGATCCTGAACGCGGAGGGCCACAAGCAGTCCGCGATCCTCACCGCCGAGGGTGACAAGCAGGCCCGGATCCTCAAGGCCGACGGTGACCGTCAGTCCCGGATCCTGGAGGCGGAGGGCCAGGCCAAGGCGATCAAGACGGTCTTCGACGCGATCCACACCGCGAACCCGAGCCAGAAGGTGCTGGCCTACCAGTACCTGCAGGCGCTGCCGCAGATCGCGCAGGGCTCGGCGAACAAGGTGTGGGTGGTCCCGGCGGAGCTGACCAAGGCGCTCGAGGGCCTCGGCGGTGCGCTCGGCGGGCTGGCCGGCACCGCGAACGACACACCAGCACCGGCCGCGGCCGGCGTCGCGACCGAGGTCGAGGAGGAAGCGGCCCGTGCCGCCGAGGAGGCCGCCGCGGCCGCCCGCGAGGTCGCGGACGCCGCCAGGGCCGCGGAGGCCGAGGTGAGCGCGCCGGCCGACCCGGACACGCCGAAGAGCCTGCCCGCGTCCCCGCCGTCCCCGATCTCGGGTCTTTACCAGCCGTCCCGGGTGGACCAGGCTTGA